A single genomic interval of Corylus avellana chromosome ca10, CavTom2PMs-1.0 harbors:
- the LOC132162836 gene encoding uncharacterized protein LOC132162836, translating to MVKTEYRDYFSTLGSVRIFYNNHKISSSYIDSDDKIIGGFPVSAGIYKIRQQTKSQQTKYSTNNLSHCIIGLLKAMDSLRYSLQLLSLIFLLFSIWASATSQRFLPRLGVRRRTSKHEVPQTTSSFSSDIKTYYFTQTIDHFNYRPDSYATFQQRYVINSKHWGGADSNAPIFAYLGAEAPLDYDLESIGFLSDNALRFKALQLYIEHRYYGKSVPFGTMKEALKNESTRGYFNSAQALADYAAVILHVKKTFSAENSPVIAFGGSYGGMLAAWFRLKYPHVVLGSLASSAPILYFDDIVPQDAGYYSVVTKDFKETSQSCYETIRQSWAEIDRVASTPNGLSTLSKIFNICRPLNKSSDLKDYLESIITAAAQYNYEAPRYLMSDMCRAIDGAAAGTDTLGRIYAGVVAYRQNHSCYDMNQFTAPSETSDGWSWQSCSDMVMPIGHDTNGSMFPPSPFNLTEFNDYCKELYGVEPRPHWVTTYYGGQDIKLILHRFASNIIFSNGLRDPYSSGGVLEDISDSLLAVTTAEGSHCLDIIVANSSSDPHWLVKQRNKEIKILKKWIAKYQADLLQLKQHVPV from the exons atggTTAAAACTG AGTATAGAGACTACTTCTCTACTTTGGGATCTGTTCGTATATTCTATAACAATCACAAGATTTCGTCATCATATATAGACTCCGATGACAAGATTATAGGAGGATTCCCTGTGTCAGCTGGAATCTACAAGATAAGGCAGCAGACCAAGTCACAGCAGACCAAATATAGCACGAATAACTTATCTCAT TGCATAATTGGCCTGTTAAAGGCCATGGACTCTCTTAGATACTCATTGCAATTACTTTCTCTCATCTTCCTACTTTTCTCAATCTGGGCTTCTGCCACGTCGCAGCGTTTTCTTCCCAGGCTTGGAGTGAGAAGGAGAACATCGAAGCATGAAGTACCCCAAACAACATCCTCCTTCTCGTCCGACATCAAAACATATTATTTCACCCAAACAATTGATCACTTCAACTACAGGCCTGATAGCTACGCCACTTTTCAACAAAGATATGTTATCAACTCTAAGCACTGGGGTGGAGCGGATTCCAACGCACCAATATTTGCATATCTTGGCGCAGAAGCACCTTTGGATTATGATTTAGAGAGCATTGGGTTTCTCAGTGATAATGCCCTCCGGTTTAAGGCCCTCCAACTCTACATAGAG CATCGGTACTATGGGAAATCGGTACCATTTGGAACAATGAAAGAGGCTTTGAAGAATGAGAGCACTCGTGGTTATTTCAACTCGGCTCAGGCTTTGGCAGACTACGCTGCTGTGATCTTACACGTAAAGAAAACATTCTCTGCAGAAAATTCTCCAGTTATCGCTTTTGGAGGCTCCTATGGAGGAA TGCTTGCAGCATGGTTTCGGCTAAAGTATCCGCACGTTGTCCTTGGATCTCTAGCTTCTTCAGCTCCAATCCTTTACTTTGACGACATTGTACCTCAAGATGCAGGATACTACTCTGTTGTAACCAAGGATTTTAAA GAAACTAGTCAAAGTTGCTATGAAACCATCCGGCAATCATGGGCTGAAATTGATAGAGTTGCATCCACACCTAATGGCCTTTCAACCCTTAGCAAGATATTTAATATTTGCCG TCCATTAAATAAATCTTCTGATCTGAAGGACTATTTGGAGAGTATAATTACTGCAGCAGCTCAATATAATTATGAGGCCCCAAGATACCTAATGAGTGATATGTGCAGAGCCATTGATGGAGCAGCTGCTGGAACAGATACCCTTGGCAGAATATATGCGGGTGTTGTTGCTTATAGACAAAACCATTCATGCTATGATATGAATCAGTTCACTGCTCCAAGTGAAACAAGTGATGGGTGGAGCTGGCAG TCATGTAGTGATATGGTTATGCCCATTGGCCATGATACAAACGGCTCTATGTTCCCTCCATCACCCTTCAATCTAACCGAATTCAACGATTACTGCAAGGAATTGTATGGCGTTGAGCCTCGGCCTCACTGGGTCACAACTTATTACGGTggtcag GATATAAAACTGATTCTCCATAGGTTTGCTAGCAACATCATATTCTCCAATGGGCTAAGAGATCCTTACAGTAGTGGAGG GGTCTTGGAGGACATATCAGACAGCCTCTTAGCCGTCACTACAGCTGAAG GCTCTCATTGCTTGGACATAATCGTGGCAAATTCTTCTAGTGATCCGCATTGGTTGGTCAAGCAAAGAAATAAAGAGATCAAGATACTTAAAAAATGGATTGCCAAGTACCAGGCTGATCTTCTACAGCTCAAACAGCACGTTCCTGTATGA
- the LOC132162837 gene encoding uncharacterized protein LOC132162837: protein MDSLRYSLQLLSLIFLLFSIWVSATTSQRFLPRLGVRRRTSKHEPQTTSSFSSDVKTYYYTQTIDHFNYRHDSYATFQQRYVINSKYWGGADSNAPIFAYLGAEGPLDDDLGSIGFLSDNGLRFKALQLYIEHRYYGKSVPFGTMKEALKNESTRGYFNSAQALADYAAVILHVKKTLSAENSPVIAFGASYGGMLAAWFRLKYPHVVLGSLASSAPILYFDDIVPQDGYYSVVTKDFKETSKSCYETIRQSWAEIDRVASTRNGLSTLSKKFNTCRPLNKSSELKDYLENIVTGAAQYNYDAPRYLMSDMCRAIDEAAVGTDTLGRIYAGVVASYRQNHSCYDMNEFTAPSETTDGWGWQSCSDMVMPIGHDTNGSMFPPLPFNLTDFNNYCKKLYGVEPRPHWVTTYYGGQDIKLILRRFASNIIFSNGLKDPYSSGGVLEDISHSLLAVTTAEGSHCLDIIVANSSSDPHWLVKQRNKEIKIIRKWIANYQADLLQLKHHVPV from the exons ATGGACTCTCTTAGATACTCATTGCAATTACTTTCTCTcatcttccttcttttctcAATCTGGGTTTCTGCGACGACGTCGCAGCGTTTTCTTCCCAGGCTTGGAGTGAGAAGGAGAACATCGAAGCATGAACCCCAAACAACATCATCCTTCTCGTCCGACGTCAAAACATATTATTACACCCAAACAATTGATCACTTCAACTACAGGCATGATAGCTACGCCACTTTTCAACAAAGATATGTTATCAACTCTAAGTACTGGGGTGGAGCGGATTCCAACGCACCAATATTTGCATATCTCGGAGCAGAAGGACCTTTGGATGATGATTTAGGCAGCATTGGGTTTCTCAGTGATAATGGCCTCCGGTTTAAGGCCCTCCAACTCTACATAGAG CATCGGTACTATGGGAAATCGGTACCATTTGGAACAATGAAAGAGGCTTTGAAGAATGAGAGCACTCGTGGTTATTTCAACTCTGCTCAGGCTTTGGCAGACTACGCTGCTGTGATCTTACACGTAAAGAAAACATTGTCTGCAGAAAATTCTCCAGTAATCGCTTTTGGAGCCTCCTATGGAGGAA TGCTTGCAGCATGGTTTCGGCTAAAGTATCCTCACGTTGTCCTTGGATCTCTAGCTTCTTCAGCTCCAATCCTTTACTTTGACGACATTGTACCTCAAGATGGATACTACTCAGTAGTAACCAAGGATTTTAAA GAAACTAGTAAAAGTTGCTATGAAACCATCCGGCAATCATGGGCTGAAATTGATAGAGTTGCTTCCACACGTAATGGCCTTTCAACCCTTAGCAAGAAATTTAATACTTGCCG TCCATTAAATAAGTCTTCTGAGCTGAAGGACTATTTGGAGAATATAGTTACTGGAGCAGCTCAATATAATTATGATGCCCCAAGATACCTAATGAGTGATATGTGCAGAGCCATTGATGAAGCAGCTGTTGGAACAGATACCCTTGGCCGAATATATGCGGGTGTTGTTGCAAGTTATAGGCAAAACCATTCATGCTATGATATGAATGAGTTCACTGCTCCAAGTGAAACAACTGATGGGTGGGGCTGGCAG TCATGTAGTGATATGGTTATGCCCATTGGCCATGATACAAACGGCTCTATGTTCCCTCCATTACCCTTCAATCTAACCGACTTCAACAATTACTGCAAGAAATTGTATGGCGTCGAGCCTCGGCCTCATTGGGTCACAACTTATTACGGCggtcag GATATAAAACTGATTCTCCGTAGGTTTGCTAGCAACATCATATTCTCCAATGGGCTAAAAGATCCCTACAGTAGTGGAGG GGTCTTGGAGGACATATCACACAGCCTCTTAGCCGTCACTACAGCTGAAG GCTCTCATTGCTTGGACATCATTGTGGCAAATTCTTCTTCTGATCCGCATTGGTTGGTCAAGCAAAGAAATAAAGAGATCAAGATAATTAGAAAATGGATTGCCAATTACCAGGCTGATCTTCTACAGCTCAAACACCACGTTCCTGTATGA